In a single window of the Mucilaginibacter defluvii genome:
- the aroQ gene encoding type II 3-dehydroquinate dehydratase: MNIQIINGPNLNLLGVREKSIYGDASFESYLEQLVARYPNVTISYYQSNIEGEIINKLHEVGFTFDGIVINAGAYTHTSVAIGDAIAGINTPVVEVHISNVYKREEFRHSSMLAKNCKGVIAGFGMDSYRLAIESLL, from the coding sequence ATGAATATACAGATAATTAACGGGCCCAATTTAAACCTGCTTGGCGTGCGCGAAAAATCAATTTACGGCGATGCCAGTTTTGAAAGCTATCTTGAGCAACTGGTAGCCCGCTACCCAAATGTTACCATTAGCTATTACCAAAGCAATATAGAGGGCGAAATTATAAATAAACTGCATGAAGTTGGCTTTACGTTTGACGGCATTGTTATAAATGCCGGGGCCTACACCCATACATCCGTAGCCATAGGCGATGCTATTGCGGGCATTAATACCCCGGTGGTTGAAGTGCACATCAGCAATGTATATAAACGTGAGGAGTTCAGGCACTCATCCATGCTGGCTAAAAACTGCAAGGGTGTTATTGCCGGTTTCGGTATGGATTCGTACCGTTTGGCTATTGAAAGTTTGCTGTAA
- the xerD gene encoding site-specific tyrosine recombinase XerD, translating into MNWQQAIKSFQAYLRLERSLSSNSIEAYTRDIDKLAQFATVDPHNHIGPEKVTLADLRRFLVWINELRMLPTSQARILSGIKAFYKYMLMEDLIAADPSELLEAPKIQRKLPDTLSYDEINRLISIIDLSKPEGPRNKAIIEVLYSCGLRVSELTELKISNLYLDIEFIKVTGKGDKERLVPIGGAAIKALKIWLHELRTHVSIKKGEEDMVFLNRRGSRLSRVYIFMLLKDLAILAGVHKNISPHTLRHSFATHLVEGGADLRAVQEMLGHESITTTEIYTHLNRDYLRSTINQYHPRA; encoded by the coding sequence TTGAACTGGCAGCAGGCTATAAAAAGTTTTCAAGCGTATTTAAGGCTCGAGCGTTCGTTGTCATCAAATTCAATTGAGGCGTATACCCGTGATATTGATAAGTTGGCGCAATTCGCTACAGTGGATCCGCACAATCATATCGGGCCGGAGAAAGTTACCCTTGCCGATTTACGCCGCTTTTTGGTGTGGATAAATGAATTGCGTATGCTGCCTACATCGCAAGCCAGGATACTGTCCGGTATAAAAGCATTCTATAAATATATGCTGATGGAGGATTTGATCGCTGCTGATCCGTCTGAACTGCTCGAAGCACCCAAAATACAGCGTAAACTCCCCGATACATTGAGTTACGACGAAATAAACCGGCTCATCTCGATTATTGATCTTTCAAAACCGGAAGGGCCGCGCAATAAAGCCATTATAGAGGTTTTGTACAGTTGCGGCCTGCGTGTATCGGAGTTAACTGAACTAAAAATATCAAACCTGTACCTCGATATTGAATTTATTAAAGTTACCGGTAAAGGCGATAAGGAACGTTTAGTACCTATCGGCGGAGCGGCTATAAAAGCGCTCAAAATCTGGCTGCATGAATTAAGGACTCACGTCTCTATAAAGAAGGGGGAGGAGGATATGGTTTTCCTGAACCGCCGGGGCAGCAGGTTAAGCCGTGTATATATATTTATGCTGCTAAAGGATCTGGCTATACTTGCCGGTGTGCACAAAAATATTAGTCCGCATACCTTACGGCATTCATTTGCTACGCACTTGGTTGAGGGTGGGGCGGATCTGCGCGCCGTACAGGAAATGCTTGGCCACGAAAGTATCACCACTACTGAAATTTATACGCACCTGAACCGCGACTATCTCAGGTCGACCATAAACCAATACCACCCCCGGGCCTGA
- a CDS encoding SusC/RagA family TonB-linked outer membrane protein: MRYLWLCFAVFFGTAIKASTGLAKGNSEGISKFKLSFFQDTVRKDTSAKDTLLNDSIANIRKTLYNRFSDSVKATPDQLSLFPAISLQQYVKGQYAGLYVQEPSGEPGSVQNMFIRGASMPLLSRREVYQTQPLVILDGIPLITEHPFAFDLQQFDFNRPGPATNVFANIDMNNIASVEVLADLSASAIYGPRAVNGAIVLTSKKPGSVRSISFNSYIGMVQRPSVTTINGKYENAFRQRFYDLYTTNGRYSDDENYPIYLSDSLNNVYSGRSDWTDLYYRNALIHGINFGISGGTSRANFRFSLGNTKNQGVADDTGIDRYSAMFNINMKPVPWLVFSAMVNANRLERDRNRYLRDRFAQVNYFPDLSAPLPPNKQFYADYLNQYNKGFDDNKTNLIQGFARIGVEFGKFKWSTTFGVDYNEGYRDVFYARTLLQGNSYASNFYGFNQRLMLENKGSYDFAPAKNHALHVEIGNSIQWDTYKYTNAYAYKGANDYIKINLLESDPNNSNYLNPLAFPRELTYRFLDKTGDNLLSFYGKADYTINDKYMISATLRTDGSSNAQPTKRWFVSPVVSAAWSMKKEFLQDNNAFSDLVLRASIGRMGRLNAYDNYAQGPQYTATTGYTGNLTVPGYNAIAVLTRPYSAGWIGYGIPWSYSDQIDIGIDAGFFAERLRLSVDLYSKTEKDLILGVPDYAEYGYKQSLESGMSVNNRGIDVTIKADIIKQNMFGWTSSLNLNHNSNKLKSLPRGLNELVIGNRLLRVGQSFDQYWLLTNDGIYNAVSEIPVVDGQPLKYNGIALQPGDPRWRDINGDNNIDNNDKTLMGHSLPTISGGFDNNLRYGSWNLNLNFYFNLGRKLINQDMANRFDFVNREGNSNISSVKEITFWEKRGDYSKYPMYNPWSTVIPYRTDQDLFLENASFLKLRTVALGYDLTKLLSRKNIKVSRLYVYGSVHNVFTLTPYTGQDPELVSYDGFDTGYGLPIPRTYTLGVKMDL; the protein is encoded by the coding sequence ATGCGATACTTATGGCTGTGCTTTGCGGTTTTTTTCGGAACGGCAATCAAAGCATCAACTGGCTTGGCTAAAGGTAATAGTGAAGGGATAAGCAAATTTAAATTATCTTTCTTTCAGGATACTGTTCGTAAAGATACGTCTGCGAAAGACACTTTGCTTAATGATAGTATAGCTAACATCCGGAAAACATTGTATAATCGTTTTTCGGACAGTGTTAAAGCTACGCCCGATCAATTATCTCTTTTTCCCGCTATCTCATTGCAGCAGTATGTTAAAGGCCAATATGCTGGTCTTTACGTTCAGGAACCATCCGGCGAACCCGGTTCTGTGCAAAATATGTTTATTCGCGGCGCCTCTATGCCGTTACTATCACGCCGTGAAGTTTATCAAACACAACCACTGGTAATACTTGACGGTATTCCCCTTATTACGGAGCATCCGTTCGCGTTTGATCTGCAGCAGTTTGATTTTAACCGCCCAGGCCCGGCAACCAACGTATTTGCCAATATCGATATGAATAATATCGCATCGGTTGAAGTACTTGCTGATTTATCGGCATCGGCTATTTACGGCCCGCGCGCAGTAAACGGCGCTATTGTGCTTACCTCAAAAAAGCCGGGTAGTGTACGCAGCATTAGCTTTAATTCATATATCGGCATGGTTCAGCGCCCGTCTGTTACTACCATCAACGGTAAATATGAAAACGCATTCCGTCAGCGTTTTTACGATCTGTATACCACCAATGGCAGGTATTCTGATGATGAAAATTATCCGATCTACCTGAGCGACTCGTTGAATAACGTTTATAGCGGCCGTTCAGATTGGACCGATCTATACTACCGTAACGCACTGATCCATGGCATAAACTTTGGCATTTCCGGCGGTACGAGCCGTGCTAACTTCCGTTTTTCGTTGGGTAACACTAAAAATCAAGGCGTTGCTGATGATACAGGTATTGACAGGTACAGCGCCATGTTTAATATAAACATGAAGCCGGTGCCGTGGCTGGTCTTCTCGGCTATGGTTAACGCCAACCGTTTAGAGCGCGACCGTAACCGTTACCTGCGTGACCGTTTTGCCCAGGTAAACTATTTCCCTGACCTGAGCGCGCCGCTGCCGCCAAACAAACAATTTTATGCTGATTACTTAAACCAGTACAATAAAGGGTTTGACGATAATAAAACCAACCTAATACAAGGCTTTGCACGCATCGGGGTTGAGTTTGGCAAATTTAAATGGAGCACAACTTTCGGTGTTGACTATAATGAAGGTTACCGCGATGTGTTTTACGCACGTACCCTGTTGCAGGGCAACAGCTACGCATCAAACTTCTATGGTTTTAATCAGCGTTTAATGCTGGAGAATAAGGGATCATATGACTTTGCGCCAGCTAAAAATCACGCATTACACGTTGAGATAGGAAATTCCATTCAGTGGGACACTTATAAATATACCAATGCCTACGCTTATAAAGGCGCTAATGATTATATCAAGATAAACCTGCTTGAGTCAGATCCAAACAACTCGAACTATCTTAACCCCTTAGCTTTCCCGCGTGAGTTAACTTACCGCTTCCTGGATAAAACTGGCGATAACCTGTTATCATTTTACGGTAAAGCCGATTATACTATCAATGATAAGTATATGATCTCGGCAACCTTGCGTACTGATGGCTCGTCAAACGCTCAGCCAACAAAACGCTGGTTTGTTTCTCCGGTAGTATCAGCTGCCTGGAGCATGAAGAAAGAATTTTTGCAGGACAATAATGCCTTTAGCGACCTGGTACTACGTGCCAGTATTGGCCGTATGGGCCGCCTTAACGCCTATGATAATTATGCGCAAGGTCCGCAGTATACTGCTACAACCGGCTACACCGGTAACCTAACAGTTCCTGGCTATAATGCTATTGCTGTATTAACCAGGCCTTACAGCGCAGGGTGGATAGGTTACGGTATCCCATGGTCATATTCAGATCAGATAGACATTGGTATCGATGCGGGTTTCTTTGCAGAGCGTTTGCGCTTGTCAGTTGATCTTTACTCAAAAACAGAGAAAGACCTGATACTCGGCGTGCCTGATTATGCTGAATATGGTTACAAGCAATCACTGGAAAGCGGCATGTCTGTAAACAATCGCGGTATTGATGTAACCATCAAAGCCGATATCATCAAACAAAATATGTTCGGATGGACGTCATCACTAAATCTTAATCATAACAGCAATAAATTAAAATCGCTGCCTCGTGGTTTAAACGAGTTAGTTATCGGCAACCGCCTGTTAAGGGTAGGCCAGTCGTTTGATCAGTACTGGCTGCTGACTAATGATGGCATTTATAACGCTGTTAGTGAAATTCCGGTGGTTGACGGACAGCCTTTAAAATACAACGGTATTGCGTTGCAACCTGGTGACCCGCGCTGGAGAGATATTAACGGCGACAATAACATCGATAATAATGACAAGACGTTGATGGGCCATTCACTGCCAACTATATCAGGTGGCTTTGATAACAACCTGCGTTACGGCAGCTGGAATCTTAACCTGAATTTTTACTTCAATCTTGGTCGTAAACTGATCAATCAGGATATGGCTAACAGGTTTGATTTTGTAAACCGTGAAGGCAACAGCAATATCAGCTCAGTTAAAGAGATAACCTTTTGGGAAAAACGTGGTGACTACTCAAAATACCCAATGTATAACCCATGGAGCACGGTTATTCCATACCGTACCGATCAGGACCTGTTCCTGGAGAACGCTTCATTCCTGAAGTTACGCACGGTTGCCCTGGGTTACGATCTTACCAAGCTATTGAGCCGTAAAAACATTAAAGTAAGCAGGTTATACGTGTATGGCTCGGTGCACAATGTGTTCACCCTTACGCCGTACACCGGTCAGGATCCGGAACTGGTTAGCTACGATGGTTTTGACACCGGATACGGCCTGCCTATACCACGTACGTACACACTGGGTGTTAAAATGGATTTGTAA
- a CDS encoding RagB/SusD family nutrient uptake outer membrane protein, translating to MKKILYIALLFLVALTGCNKILDKDSVRVVGEKNMWNKLEDARAGIMGVYALTRAALSDNNGHWIYGDVRTGEFVSPNRLDLKAVTSNQLNASYPTVDALSDWTRFYAVINAANIFMERIGEVKAVDRRYTENNMIVDVAQARLLRAFAYFYMVRIWGDVPFITSSHDGKFENKPREPQAKILVWVEQELQKAAADLPFIYSGNDEQQPGAYYGESDGRWSGALATKNSAYAILAHVAAWQGNYDDVATYAKFVEDNYGKSRINFQSTTDLTNSNGFFYNKNSSQMFGFNSDWGHIDGSVTGHIEELTLAQPVVTKNVPDIYMPKDTIIKIFDQPNDQRFSLDTLGQPRTESYFVNFNGKYPIFNKIKVIQGGTNDPNFRYFTSALIFTRLEDVVLLRAEALAVLGDNNGALVEVAQVLGRRGVNAIYANGEIIDLVFQERRRELMGEGHRWYDLIRYNKIKQNNPRFMQLINSQGIYWPISRKLISQNNQLTQNPYWK from the coding sequence ATGAAAAAGATATTATATATAGCACTGCTGTTTTTAGTAGCACTAACCGGATGTAACAAAATCCTGGACAAGGATTCGGTACGTGTGGTAGGCGAAAAAAACATGTGGAACAAACTGGAAGATGCCCGTGCCGGTATTATGGGCGTTTACGCGCTTACCCGCGCAGCCCTTTCAGACAATAACGGCCACTGGATTTACGGAGATGTACGTACCGGTGAGTTTGTAAGTCCTAACCGCTTAGATTTGAAAGCGGTAACATCAAACCAGTTAAACGCATCGTACCCGACAGTTGATGCCCTGTCTGACTGGACACGCTTTTATGCTGTTATTAACGCGGCCAATATTTTTATGGAACGTATTGGCGAGGTAAAAGCTGTTGACAGGCGTTATACCGAAAACAACATGATTGTTGATGTGGCGCAAGCTCGTCTGCTTAGAGCATTCGCATACTTTTATATGGTACGCATTTGGGGTGACGTGCCTTTTATAACCAGCTCACACGATGGAAAATTTGAGAACAAGCCGCGCGAGCCGCAAGCAAAAATTTTGGTTTGGGTAGAGCAGGAATTACAAAAAGCCGCTGCAGACTTGCCTTTTATATATAGTGGTAACGATGAGCAACAGCCCGGTGCATACTACGGCGAAAGCGATGGACGTTGGTCAGGCGCGTTAGCCACGAAAAATTCTGCCTACGCTATTTTAGCACACGTAGCGGCATGGCAAGGCAACTATGATGATGTTGCTACTTATGCCAAATTTGTTGAGGACAATTACGGCAAAAGCCGCATTAACTTCCAGTCAACCACTGATCTGACCAATTCGAACGGTTTCTTTTACAATAAGAACAGCAGCCAGATGTTCGGCTTTAATTCGGATTGGGGCCATATTGATGGATCTGTAACCGGCCATATCGAGGAGTTAACCCTTGCGCAGCCTGTAGTTACTAAAAATGTGCCTGACATTTATATGCCGAAGGACACCATTATTAAAATATTCGACCAACCTAATGATCAGCGTTTCAGCTTGGATACTTTGGGTCAGCCACGTACTGAAAGTTACTTCGTAAACTTTAATGGTAAGTACCCGATTTTCAATAAAATCAAGGTTATTCAGGGCGGCACAAATGATCCTAACTTCAGGTATTTTACCAGTGCGCTCATATTTACGCGTCTTGAGGACGTAGTACTACTTCGTGCGGAGGCATTAGCTGTTTTAGGTGACAACAATGGTGCTTTAGTAGAGGTAGCGCAAGTGCTTGGCAGAAGAGGAGTTAACGCTATTTATGCTAATGGCGAAATTATAGATTTAGTTTTTCAGGAACGCCGACGCGAATTAATGGGTGAGGGGCACCGCTGGTATGATCTCATTCGATATAATAAAATAAAGCAGAATAACCCACGCTTTATGCAGCTTATAAATTCACAGGGTATTTACTGGCCTATATCGCGCAAGCTTATTTCACAAAACAACCAATTAACACAAAATCCTTACTGGAAATAA
- a CDS encoding discoidin domain-containing protein, with the protein MNTIKRYMKTPALLFCVAATFFACSKDGGYYDAANNDPQFAGSTYDYLKSKPGVYDSLIAVVDRMGLKQTLTDSNVTLFAVTNPSFQLAITNLNTLRRQSDKDPLYLSNIDGVHLDTMASYYIIRGRYTSDSLTLQDGLDLSSVRFAFPMHGKLVRNSASGNVNAGPVAVEFSNTKRSKFIRNWSTTTTGSNNIITKNGIVHVVSPDHIFGFDEFVTRLTFVPPPPNLMLEIGGKLSVLRDNNGGPDNGEGSKKVIDGDDHTKFLAEFQGRLWMQYELKEPAVSGVYTLISANDAPDRDPRAWTYEGSMDGKTWVELDRRSNFFFEERYQTKVFRCSNTVAYKFYRIDISEINGSGAFQLAEWTINRAN; encoded by the coding sequence ATGAATACGATAAAAAGATATATGAAAACTCCGGCACTGCTGTTTTGTGTAGCGGCAACATTTTTTGCCTGCAGCAAAGATGGCGGTTATTATGATGCCGCGAACAACGACCCGCAGTTTGCCGGCAGCACCTACGATTATTTGAAGAGCAAACCAGGTGTTTATGACTCACTTATTGCCGTGGTTGACCGTATGGGCCTTAAACAAACCCTGACGGATAGTAATGTCACCTTGTTCGCGGTAACTAACCCAAGCTTTCAGTTAGCCATTACCAACCTGAATACACTTCGCCGTCAAAGCGATAAGGATCCGTTATACCTGTCAAACATTGATGGCGTACATCTTGATACAATGGCGTCTTATTACATTATCAGGGGCAGGTATACATCTGATTCGCTTACATTGCAGGACGGACTTGATCTTTCAAGCGTGCGTTTCGCCTTTCCGATGCATGGAAAATTGGTTAGAAATTCAGCGTCGGGAAATGTTAACGCAGGTCCGGTTGCTGTCGAATTCAGTAACACCAAGCGTAGCAAATTTATTCGTAACTGGTCAACCACTACAACCGGGTCAAACAACATCATTACCAAAAACGGCATTGTTCATGTGGTTAGTCCCGACCATATTTTTGGCTTTGACGAGTTTGTGACCAGGCTAACATTTGTGCCGCCTCCGCCAAACCTGATGCTCGAGATTGGTGGTAAGCTTAGCGTACTGCGCGATAATAACGGTGGGCCCGACAACGGTGAGGGATCTAAAAAGGTTATTGACGGCGATGACCATACCAAATTCCTGGCCGAGTTTCAGGGGCGTCTTTGGATGCAGTATGAACTTAAAGAACCTGCTGTTTCAGGCGTTTACACCCTTATTTCGGCTAATGACGCGCCTGATCGCGATCCGCGTGCCTGGACTTACGAGGGCTCAATGGATGGCAAAACCTGGGTTGAGCTGGACCGCAGAAGCAACTTCTTTTTTGAGGAGAGATACCAAACCAAAGTATTCAGGTGCAGCAATACTGTTGCTTATAAATTCTATCGTATAGATATCTCAGAGATCAACGGAAGCGGTGCGTTCCAGTTAGCTGAATGGACTATAAACCGGGCAAATTAA
- a CDS encoding DUF5007 domain-containing protein: protein MSYKKLNMIPTMYINLKKSIGLMLLACIALSSCKKIFDLPDEKDYLSSRINYNNKTFDPILGRNNIMGGFNGDNSTQPIKFEIINARFGDGRPVTDLFQVRPTYVWTKAYTGLEKSIEEIEAKRKLEDHPLFEVRQSGEFILWAAATNDLITPRAADTTNFPQNTRYFDLRVTNSGGSAIIRDLSVRPFRERPYEPSDDFNIYSGGPAPHPKSPNNPNSRNYIRPFLNNVIGAQSDQPLRSNDDYKEVVVYIRPVPGGSGNSIRFKFLDKDSVAINPNLFNETRWDRIVHGFNMEKTNEYVQYTVAYPIPLVEVVTNYAPGGNRDHAEFSYSRKGFGGGRTVATFGIDFAIYKKGDWEVVFHFLKENPKFEDE, encoded by the coding sequence ATGAGTTATAAAAAATTAAACATGATCCCAACCATGTATATAAACTTAAAAAAATCAATTGGGCTGATGTTGCTTGCCTGCATCGCGCTAAGCAGTTGTAAAAAGATATTTGATTTGCCGGATGAAAAAGATTACCTGAGTTCGCGCATCAATTACAACAATAAAACCTTCGACCCGATTTTGGGCCGCAATAATATAATGGGTGGTTTTAACGGAGACAACTCTACCCAGCCAATCAAGTTTGAGATAATTAATGCGCGTTTTGGCGATGGCCGGCCGGTAACTGACCTTTTCCAGGTAAGGCCAACTTACGTATGGACCAAGGCATATACCGGCCTGGAGAAAAGCATTGAGGAAATTGAGGCCAAGCGCAAACTTGAGGATCATCCGCTGTTCGAGGTACGCCAGTCAGGCGAGTTCATTTTATGGGCGGCGGCAACCAATGATCTGATTACACCTCGTGCGGCCGATACTACAAATTTTCCGCAGAATACCCGTTACTTTGATTTACGGGTTACAAACAGCGGCGGCAGCGCAATCATCCGCGATTTGTCTGTTCGGCCGTTTCGTGAGCGCCCTTATGAACCGTCGGACGATTTTAACATTTACTCCGGGGGGCCTGCACCGCATCCAAAATCGCCAAACAACCCAAACAGCCGCAATTACATCAGGCCATTTTTAAATAACGTTATTGGCGCTCAAAGTGATCAGCCACTGCGTAGTAACGATGATTACAAAGAGGTTGTAGTTTACATACGCCCGGTACCGGGTGGCTCGGGCAATTCTATCAGGTTTAAATTCCTGGATAAGGATTCAGTTGCTATCAACCCTAACTTGTTTAACGAAACCCGTTGGGATAGGATTGTTCATGGCTTTAATATGGAAAAAACCAACGAGTATGTGCAATACACCGTTGCATATCCAATTCCGCTGGTTGAAGTGGTTACCAATTACGCGCCGGGAGGCAACCGCGACCATGCGGAGTTTAGCTACTCGCGTAAAGGTTTTGGTGGCGGCAGAACGGTAGCCACGTTCGGTATCGACTTCGCTATTTACAAAAAAGGCGACTGGGAGGTGGTATTCCACTTTTTAAAGGAAAATCCAAAGTTTGAAGACGAATAA